A segment of the Calonectris borealis chromosome 10, bCalBor7.hap1.2, whole genome shotgun sequence genome:
GATCCAACTCCGACTGCCGCCCGCTGGGACACAAAGATGGTGATTTATGGAAAGGGCATGAGCCGCTGACCTGAAACGAGCCAGTCATGTTGTAGTGTTTTTCTTcaagggcagcaggaggaggcaggactCCCTGCCTGCGTCCTGCCAGACTGGTGTTTAACAGTGCAGCTTTCCTCCCTCGCCGCCCCCACTGCCCTGCAGTCCCCTTGCCTGCTCTCACTTGCCTGTGATGGATGAAGCTCACATCCTTGGAGGCATCCACGGTGATGATGGTGTAAGTGTACAGCATTTCTCCTCCTGCCGGTGGCTCCCAGCAGTCGAAAATCCCAGCCATGGTGAGCAACCTCCATCCTCTCCATTCCtcatctccctccttcccctcggcCTGCAGGAGAGAGGCCCCATCGCCCCCGTCAGTGCAGACCCATGACTCAGATCTGAGTCATGAACTGAACCAATCTGAGGGCTTTCCAGGAGCCCTTCTACTAATCTGAGGTACCAGGAGCCTCATCTTCCTACAGGCAAGCCAGCGCCCTCCTCCCCTTCTGAACATCCCGGCCGACGGCTCAGCCGAAGGAAAGAGGTAGCGAAACTCCCAGCCCAGTCCCCCGAGAGACACATTGCCCACCCATGCAAATACCCAGCATGCGCAGAGCAGCGAGCGTGACGGCGGGGACGCTGTGGCACTGTTTACAGCCAGGGGACCGCAGCGGCAGGGACCACTGGTCACAGAGGGATGCCATAGTGCCAAGCCTGCCGTGGAACAGAGCCCCATTGGGAAACAGAGACCCCCAGAGAtgggcacagctggagggaagggggcttTTCCCAGGGCagctggagggagcaggggctCAGAGCTGGGCACGAGCATTGAGACACCATGAGGGACTCCGTACCACTGCATCCTTGGTCTGGGGGAAGTAAATGAAATACGGCTGCTTCCCCGCACTGTGCTGCTGCCACTCGTAGAAGCCATCCGCCAGGACCACACAGCGCTTGCCCTTGAGGAGAGCACCCTGGGGGAGAGAAAGCACAAGCGAGCCGTGAACAGCAGCCTCGGGCAGCCTGCGAGGGAGGACAGGGGCTCCTGGGACCACCCAGCCCACTTGCTCCCTCTCTGGGCTCCCCTAAACTGCCCCGCGGGGTGCACAAACACCACCGCCGGCGCTGTAATGAAAAAGGAGCTTCACCAGCAACAACCTTTTCAGTTcttctattttaatgaaattcGCCAGCTCTGCAGTAGAGAGACTTACTCCCCCGTGCAGCAAGCAAACAGTGACCGGTACTCGCTAGGGAGGTGCTTCAGCTTTGGTTTTGCCTACTACAAGATCTCTTCGAGCTGGACACAAAGACAGCAGCAACTCACCTTGTAGGAGGACTTCTTCAGCATGGTATCACTGCGGCAGTTGGAGGTATTAAACTGCATTTTGGAGGGGTCATCCTTTTTGAACCAGGAGGGAACCAGGCCCCAGCGCATGTCCATGAGGACCCGCTCGGAGGAGTCAGCATCCTTTTGAACGAGACAGAGAAACACCTCGGGTCAGGGCCACGTTGCAGGGACCACGAGCATCCCCACAGCTTGAGAGAGGGGCTTCGCGGAGCCCTGCGGAAGCGGCTTCTCCCCCTGCAAGGGGGGAACAGGCCGGTGCCTCCGCCGAGAGCTGAGCTGGGGCTCACAGCCCCTCCAGCACCAAATCTGCCCCTGCTCTTTTGCAGGGATGCCACTCACAAGCCGTGCAGAAATAGCCGCTAATTGTAACCCTTTGCATATTCTTAACAGCTTTCCTGTAAGAATTAATCTTCAGCAGAAAGCACAAGAATATTTTGCAGGAATAAATAACTAATAAGTGTCTCAGTGAGGTTTTCCCAACAACTCTCTGGAGGAACGAACGCAGTTTTTCTTCAACGGGAAGTGCCTGGACACGCGAGCTCCCTAGCTCTAGAGTCAAGGGTCATGTCGGGCTGGCGTTAAGGTCCTCAAAACTTCCCTCTTTACAGCGAGCGTCCCAAAGGGTGTAAGCCTCACCTTCATTTTAATAACGTGATTTCTGCTGACCTGGTTCACTTTCACTCCTTGCGCTTTGCATATCATCTGCCTTCGGACAATGGAAACGGCTTGTGGCTTTCACTTCTCCCCCAGCTCGCTCTCGctttctgcctgcagctgccagccccgggtGGCGCACAGCTGGGGCGTGCGAGGCCCCGGGGGGCATTTGCTCCCAAAGAACTGCagtagatatacatatatatatacctaCTATAGGTGCATACGCATAGGGAGGTGTATGTGCCCAGTTTTGTGAAGTCTTCCAGAGCCTCCCACAGATCAGGAGTGGCAAAAAGGGGCACCTTACACCGCGCCCGTGTCCCAACAACTTGAACAGAGACGGACAACCGAGCAGGTGTCTGCCTGTGACCTGTATCACGCTCCCAGCCCCGTGTTCCTCTGCTCCACCAGCTCATCGCCTGCTCTCGGGGGATGTGGGACCCCAAGGCAGGAAAGGAGAGTACGAGGATGCCCGACGGCATCGCCCATGGCACTCCAAAGTGGCCCCACCGAGGCGTCCCACCCCATCCCCTGTGCCGGCAATGGCTGCAAAGTGCAGCAGCCCCTGTCGCTGCCCCACCGGccaggggaggaagagcagagggagcccAGATTGGGGTGTTTCAATTCAGCGCACCCAGCTTCACCCCGCTGAACACGAACGAGCAGCAGTTTGCCGGGCACCCTCTTATGCGGAAACCAAACGAGATGCACAAACAGTTGTACAGGCTGCTCAGGTTGTCTGAGGAAGGTCTGGTGAGGCTTAAATTAGCCTGGGTAACGGTCACCACAGGTGTACAGTTATTTTACAAGTCTGaggttgagattttttttctctacttttcccTACCAATGCGACCTGGACACACACAGCAGTgttatgaaatggaaaaaagcctcaggaaagcagaataaaagcagcagagcaATTACAGACATTTGGGAAAAAATTCTACCACAGTTAATCACTTATATATgaatttttgcagaaaatataACACTACACATGAAGCATGGTACCGATTCCCCACCCTCCTTAGGAACACGTAAATACTAACAGGAAGAGACACCTTTGCAATTAGGAAATTCAATACCTGCCACGTACACTAAGCGAAGAGAAGCCAAGCAAGCGTTACAATTCCGATTGGGTACCACACCACCCCGGGAGGCACAACCCCCTTCCCAGCGCTCGGCCAACCTTGAATTTGAGCCACAGGATACACAGCAGCCACGCGGGTTTTTGCGCGGCAGCAGCAACCGGCACCCGACGCAAAGGGCCGCTGCCGGAGCCAGGATGCGGCCCCGGCGCCCTTGTTTTGGTTTGCACGGCGAGGGGAGGGAGGTACCTGCTGGAGGTGCCGGCGGGAGAGCAGCACCGGGCCGCTGGACTGCGGGCCCTTGTTGTACGAGGGCCGGTACCTCTCCGCCTGGATCCACtcgggctgccgccgccggccccgccggtcGCGGTAGGCGCAGGCCCGGCGGAGGTTGTCGGCCCCCAGGGAGCAGGCCGTGCGCCCGCAcatcccgccgcccgcccggctctgcgggccgcccgccccggcacggCGGTGGGACGCGGCCGGCCGAGCGCTCCGCCCCGCCGGGGAGGCGGctgcgggcggagcggggccggcaggggcggggcggcggcggggccggccccgggccgCGGAAACGCCTTTCCCGCCCGGTGAGACAGGCCGAAGAACCACGAGATGGTTTTATTTGAACGACAtaggaaggacagggagcggcTGTCACGGTCTGGTGTCGCCTCGCCTCCGCACGCTGCCACCGCGACAGAAACTGGCCACCCGCTACGAAACCCTCCACCGCAGGAACAAAGCGCTTCGTAAAATCAGGCCTTAAAAACAGCGTTCTTTTATAGACAGAGCCCCAGATACAGCTGTACTGCAGAGAACACAAAAGCTGCTGTAGTGAACGTGATCCCTATTCTGCTGCCAGAGAAAGAAGCATTGCCCGCGGGGGCTCGGTGTCAGGACAGCCCCGGAAAAGGCGGTTTATCCAACGGAGGCCATGATCACATCCACGGGGAGCTCCTCTCCGCTGCGGGCGGTGACCTGCATCGTCACGGTGTCGGTCAGGACGAGACGAGACCGTACCAGGAGGTCATGGCCACCCCGGAACACACCTGGGAAGGACAGTGGGAGGAAGGAGTGAGTGCGTTGCAGGCCGCCCTCCCCTGCAAGCCTAAAAACGAACACTACTGCTTGGCCAGGGCAGGTTTCCTACACATAATCTGGCAAATCCCCAGCACCGGGCCAGGAGAGACCCTTGAGCAGCACATTTCTCATTCATTATAATGACTCTTGCTACTGTAAAACTCATGAAAGCAAAGTGTAAAATAACTTCCAGCTGTGAAGAGATCCAGGCACTCCTTCAGTGACCACCAGTCACTCGTCTAAGCACTCCAGTATACATCCATTTTGCTGGGCAAGGGTGCTGTACTTTCCCCCACAGGCTCACTCCAAACCAGGATGCCACAGATCAAGAAGACAGCAATTCCACCCAGCTGAGCCTGGGGCTGATcccaacacccccccaccacagcaccctccctGATCCCAACACCAGCCGCTCTACACCTCAAATCCTACCCGGAGCACAGTGGGCTCCATCAGAAACTCCCGCCCTGATTTTCCACAGGCAGCTCTGTGCAACCTCCCAAAGAGCTACTACTGGAGCAGAGACCTCACCCCACAGCTCACCTGCCAGGTACAGTGTGTGAGAGTTCTTGTTATCTGGCACTTTATCTGATCGCTCACAGGGCTGCATCCCCAGGAACTTCACGATATTAGTAACTGCCtctgttaagaaaaaataaataaaacatgctcCATGTCATGGTTGTCTTGACAGGGACTCACAAAGAGCATCTAAGGGTGACTCAAGCCCTCCCTGCATGTTAGATCCATGTTCCTTGTCCTGAGGGACACATATTGTGCCAGTATTGTGATTTTAGAGGCCACGAGGGAGGCAAAGgcaacacacaaaaaacccaccgcCACACTGCAGTTCTGTTATCTGATGCAGCAAAGGTGCAACAGAAACAGGAGGGTGAATGAGTCAGACAACGGAAGTAGGAGAGTGCAGCTGGCTGCACGCTTACTGTGCAACCCTGACTTGTTTCTCTGAGGACAGATGCAGAGGGAAGACGACACCTTGCAGGTCTTCAGCAGGAATTTGAAAAGGCCTCAGGGAAGGTATTTCAAGCCTAAGGCACTGTGCAAGGAAGCACAGAGATGGCTATAGGACAAGGACACCCTTCTAAGCCATCAAAAGGACCGAGTTTTTACAGGGTTCTCGGGAACAACAAAAGGAGTCTTTAATACATGACGAAAGAGAAGAGGGCTTACACCACAAGCCTGGCCACCAACCTCACGTCTTCTGCTtaatgcatctttttttattGGTCTTGAGTCCTAAGGTCAGAGCATCCCCTCCTTTCACAGAAGGAAAGTGGGAGCTCACAGCTGAACTATGGTCTGTCTGCCTGGGAGGGTAGAGTATGAGAACAAAGCAAGATGTTCTCTTGCCTCCCACAATCCAGTCTGGTCTCCTGATCTCCTGGCCCAGAAcactcctttgtttttttttgaaacctgaaCTAACTTGTTATCACAGTAACTGTAGCTCCACATTTAACAGCTACGGTGAAATTACTTGTGAAAGGTTTTGCCCCATTAGCCTTTCTGTGAGAGATCTAAAGTGAGCCAGACTGCACCTCTGGACTTTGCCTgttggagagagagaaatgttaaGAGCTCTGCTGGGCTCAGGCACCCCTTACCTTCAAGGGTTTTAATAGCAGACAAAGTAAAGGTCTCTTCCTTTTCATACTCATCACCCACTTCATCCCAGGCTGCTCCAAAGTTTGGCTTCAGAACTCGCTGGATGTGATCAGCCACTGTTACCTCCAGGTCTTCAAGCTGGTGGTAGAAGAGATTCAAATGAGACATGGTTTTTCCTAATTCTGCTCTCTCCAGAGTGAGCTTTAGACTGGATTCCCTGAGACCAGGTGAGTGTAGAAGACAGCTTCAACTTCCACTCATGAATATGTCCGAGCAAGCTCTGCCCCTTCTAGTTTGCCCAAGCAAACACCACTTGGTTGAGCAACTGTTTGGCCTGGGAAAGCCACTGGTCATGCCATTTCCAGGATTTACAAAGCAGGTTCCCATCCTAAGCACAGCCCTTGGCCTGACAGAGACCAAAGCACTGGGCAAATGTCCAAAACAGAGGACAAAAGCTAAGAAACAGCTGCTGGTGTTCACACAGATGCAGTATTTGCTTCCCTAGAATGCACATAAGCTTCTATTTTGCCTTTCTGGACCATTATTTTGTAGGCTGGTAAAGTACAGTGAGACACTGTCGGACACTTGCTATCACCTAACGGTATGTGCCAGCTTAGCTGAACTGCTGCTGTGACTACATCTGTGCCAGGCAGAAGTGGGCTTGTCCCTCCAGAGCATGTATCGAAGAGCAGCAGTCAGTGCCAGAGCTGGCTAGACACCAGCCTGCATTCATTTCAGCCATCGCTGCCGGAAAGAATCTCCTCCCAATTCGAGTTGAAACACATGGAAGAGTTTGTTTAAATATCACTCAAATGCCCTGGTGACTGGTGGGAAGCAGAGAGAGGGGTTAACCTTGCATGTTCCTTTGGGAAAAACCCTCCTCGCTCCTTCTGGGAGGATGCTGTGTCCTCAGTGACTCACTGCACAGCAGTGCCTCTAATCAGATTCACAGCAGTGACAGGCAACGCATAGAAAACAGCTTCTAGAGCTAACAGGGCAAGCTGAGGTTGTGTCACAACATCCCTTCCTCTCTGGAGGGTAAACACGACCCTCTGTGAGCCCAGTTTCTGACCAAGCACAAATTCAGCTTCTTCCTTTGTGGTACAACAGCCGTCCTGGAAATGGCAGAGCCTGGAAGAGAGGTGCTTCTGCAGCATCGGTGCTTTTATCAATCtcggtgctggggagggagaaggccCACCTTCCACAGGGCAAGAAAAAGGATGGCAATCTGCCTGTATCAAGCAAGTCACTAAGCAATTAACTGTGCCATCACGGAGAGCAACTGATGGAGAACGGAACATGTCCATCGGCCCTCTGTCTTCACAAACGTGAGTGTGTAACTGCTGGAGCCCGTAGAGCATGGCACACCAAGCCTGGAGGACACACCATGGCCTCCCAAAACATAAGGATCCTGCACAGTCGGGTGTCTGTCTGGAGAGCAACAGGAGGATACTCCAAATGAGACAAAGCAAGCTCTCCAAACCCACATCTGCATCCTGGGACAGACACCAGAGAGACAGCAAGAACATGCTCTTCACGCGATGCTGCCCACATCAGTGTCAGTGGTCACATAGTTGCTTGCAGGGATCTGAGTACAGATCACAAAAACCCTCAAAATGACTGCAGTTTCCGTGATCAGGTACACGCCCAGCTCCTTACCACATACTCATCCTCGTAACCCTCATCATCCGTCTCTCCTGTGTTCGGATCACAGTCCTTGACAGTGAACTTCATCATGCAGCTGAAGGTACAGGCCACTGGAAGCAGGGGAGGCAAAGGCAAAGCTCACATTACCACGAGATCTGCAATCCTCTGCAGCAGAACAGGGCTGGGAAACTTGGGGCAACTGGGGTCTCCCCCTCACTGTCAGCAGCACAGGCTTAGTCAGTAACCTAGAGAGGGCTCTCCGACAGTTCCTGTCTCTCAAGGACAAGGTATTTATTTGTAATATTCAGGCTAGCAAACAGTGATAAAGACAGGCTCACGATGGTTGTGCAAAACCATAATTCTCATAATAAGTGCTATTACTGATGAACCTCAAGTTGTGTTGGGAACACTAACTAAACATGTCCCACCAGCACCTTGTGAAGAGGCAAGATCCTTATCTAGAGATCGGTTCATGCGCCTCTGAAATGAAACCACCTTGCACTGCAACACGGCAGCTGATTAATACCGCTCGGCTGGGAGAGGAAGCGATGACTCATCCCTGAGAAGATGGGCACTGCTGGGTGAACGCAGCAACACACACAGGTGAGCAGTCCCAGAACACAAACCAGGGAGACCAAAGCACAGGTAAGGCCTGGTTCATGTTCTGGACAGTGACAAATGAAAGGATGTCCAGTTCAGCATCTGGGCACTCACAGCACTTTACAGGTACCAGCCTCCCCACAACACAAAGAATAGATAGGCTAAAGGACACGGCAGGGTGCACGAGAGAACTCAGCAGAGAGCTGAATGCTCATCTGCCAGCTCTCATAGCCTGTTACAGCACAAGGGAAccaggaggggagaagggaggccTGACAGCCCCCAAACAGCAAAGAGAAGTCATGCTCAGCATCACTCAGGGCTGCACCCACACACAGGCTATAAATATCTGGCTAGGATGCAAGGTAGAATGTGTGGGGGCGAGCAACCAGTACGCTTAATTTGGGGGATGTCAGGAAAACACAGAGGGCAAACTGTTTACCTGCTGTTGGATCCTCTTCAGACAGTGCCACCAGCGTGTAGCAGGTACCCGGCTGGTTGTACACCAGGGTTTTGGCAGGTACGTAGCCAATGACCTCATACCCCTCTGTTGGCTCCATCTGCACCGTTACATTCTCCAGGATCTGATCGTTCAGGGTGTTTGTGCAGTCAAACTAAACagggaaggggaaagcagcaACAGCTTGAAGCTGCTCGCTATAGATCTAATAGCAGACTCACTTTAGGCAGAGTGGCAGCATGGTGTCAACTTGTGAACCCCCAGCTCTTTGTGTTTCAACAGTGCACCTCACTATCAGCTGCCTAGTCACAGGGCTCATGCATTCCAGTTTAGTCACAGAGCAACTGTGACTAAAAACTACGCATTTAAATGCTTTAGGGGAGAAACTAAAACCCTGCAGGGGACTCCAGTGCTCCAGCAAacgttttgttgttgttgtttttgtttttttcttggttttctttttttgttgttgtttttttaaggaaacaacaCTTAAAATGAACCAGCGCACAACTATCCAAAGCCTGCCCTCTGCAACCCAGGCAGGAGCACAAATTCAGCGAGGGCAGGGATGTGTCAGCTTCTGCCTGTTTCAGTTCACCAGTTAGTATGGAACTTTATCCCCTAGATGTACTTTGTCCTTTCTCCCTGGATGGTAATTCCCAGGTTAACTCTTTGCTGCATAGAAATGAGAGCAGTGTGTTGCCTACATCTTCTCACTTGATGCTACAGAGTGCCCCACAGCAGATGGGAAGATGATCCTTTGCACAGCTCAAACTAGGGATAGTTTGAGCAAGTTTCAGCAAGCTTGATAGTTTCAGCAAGTCTAAACTTGCTGATTAGACTTCGTTCCAGCTGCAATGACAAGTCACTTAACCTCATACAAATTGCATCTGGTGGATGGACAACAGAAACAAAGATCAACACCTATGAGGACTGTGTAAGCAGTTCTGAGCTTTTGAGGAAGGAGCTGGCTAAGGACAAGACACTGCTGCTCACAAGCTAGCGTAGGACTCGTCGTGCCTTGAACTCCCCCAGGTCCAGGCAAAGATGCTGGCACATCAATCCTAACATCTCACATGTAGCAGCAGGGCAGTACAGCCAAGGCCAAGACGTATAGAAAAAAAGCACCTGTACTACACAGGCTAAAACAAAACGTAGAGGATGAAGAGCTCTCCCCCACCACATCCCTTTCTTGGGTAGCCTTTTCAGCCTCTCAGATATAGTAAGCTTCACTCTTTTATGCCCAAATCACGTGCTTGGGGACCCTGAGGAAAGAACACAGCTCCCTTTGCCAACTGCTCAGTGAGAATAGCCCCATCTAGTgcttatttgatttattttgacTGTATGTGTAAGCATTGTTcagccacacacacatgctccctaattaattttttctggggctctgctgccctgGATAAGAAACTAAGGACTCCTTATTGCAGTGACGTGCTTTGAACACAGATATCCCTGAGCTATTTCTTCCCAGTGGAGCTTTTAACCGGTCAGGAGCTTATTTTCCAATCCTCTTTCAGCACC
Coding sequences within it:
- the HMCES gene encoding abasic site processing protein HMCES; protein product: MCGRTACSLGADNLRRACAYRDRRGRRRQPEWIQAERYRPSYNKGPQSSGPVLLSRRHLQQDADSSERVLMDMRWGLVPSWFKKDDPSKMQFNTSNCRSDTMLKKSSYKGALLKGKRCVVLADGFYEWQQHSAGKQPYFIYFPQTKDAVAEGKEGDEEWRGWRLLTMAGIFDCWEPPAGGEMLYTYTIITVDASKDVSFIHHRMPAILDGDEAIRKWLDFAEVPTQEAVKLIQPTENIVFHPVSTFVNSVRNNAPECLAPIELGAKKEVKATPGSKVMLSWLKNSQEASPQKKENDLPRWTSQFIHSPSPKKTSADILQQWLGKEGEPAAKKRKA